The DNA segment CGACCAACAGGCCCAGTTGGCGGACGGCTTCGAGTGGCGGGTGCACTGCTACCGGGACGCCGAGGGCCGCCGCGCCAAGCGGCTCCAGCTCGGGCACCCGACCATCACCACCAGTTCCTTCGACATCGTCCTCGACCATCCGGGCCAGGTCATCACCTACAGCCTGCCGGCCGACTCGACCGTGCAGGCCGATGTGTGGGTGGCGCGCGGCGACTCGCCCAACACGGACCAGTCGGAGGAGTCCCAGCCGCTCACCGTGGCCGTGGAGTCGCCCGGGGACCTGGCGGACGGCTGGCCGCGTCTGGAGTCCACGTCGGACCACAGCGGGGTCACCGACGAGGCCACGCTGCGCTCCCTGGCCGGGGCGGAACTGGCCCGTCAGCGGATGCCGGAGGTCATCCCGGAGATCACCGTGCGGCTGGACGGCCGGATCAGCCCGGCGCTGCTGGGCGCGGGCATCCGGCTGCGGCTGCGCGACCTGTGGCACCAGGAGCCGCAGGACGAGCGGTACCGGATCGTCGGCATCGCGGTGGAGCCCCCGCAGCGCACCAAGGCCGAGACGGCGACCCTCTATCTGGAAGGGGTATGAGACATGGCCACCATCCCCACCGATCTCCTGGACCGCATCCGGGACATCGAGCGCCGTATCCGCGGGCTGATGGCGAGCGCCAACAGCAGTCCGCCGATGAACCAGGTCGGCAACGGCGACATCGTCGTCGGCGACCAGGGCCGCGTCCGCGTCCGGACCTCGCTGGGCGAGGACCTGCTGCTGGCCGGCCGGGTACAGCCGGACCGGGACAGCGAGACCCAGCAGTACCAGCAGGGGCTCGAACTGCGGCGCGACGACGGCTCGCTGGCGCTGTCCCTGGTCACCGCCGACCCGGCGAACTCCCCGGTGCAGGCGCTGCGCGTCCTCGACCACAAGGGCGACACGGTCCTGGCGACCGACTCGGGCCGGGGCGGCCTGGCCCGCCCCTACCTGCCGTTCCCGACCCCGGTGCCGGTGGGCACGGCGGGCTGGGAGACCACCGGCGCCACCGACTGGACCACGCTCTACGCGGGCCCCGGCTTCGCCCAGCACCCCAAGGTGTACTGCGCGATCGCCGTCTCCGGGACCGTGGGAGCAGCCGTCCGGCTGCTGGTCAACGGTGAGGTGGTCGGTGCGGAACAGACCCTCGCCGGGGCCGCCGGGCAGACGGTGGCCCTGACCGTGACCCTGGTGGAGGACCTCCCCGCCTCCTTCGGCGACACGGTGTCCTTCGAGATCCAGGCGAAGGCCCCGGCCGCCGGCACCACCGTCGCCTGCCAGCCGCGCGGACTGTACGGGGTGCAGTCCTAGGGACACTCGTCCGCCCTGCCGGTGTCGTACCGGCCGGTGTCGTACAGGCCTGTGTCGTACCGGCCGGCGTCGTACGGGCCGGTGTCGTACCGGCCGGCGTTCTGCCCGCTCCGTGCTGCCACACCCCGTCATGCCCCCGTCATGCCGCCTTTCCCGGGCCGACCGCCCCGCCCCGTTCCGGCGGAGACGGCCGGCCCACCCCTTTCCGTATTCCCGTATGCCACCCGACCCATCGGAGTTTCCGTGCTGCCCGAATCCATCCCGACCGTCCGGCTCACCGCCCAGTACCTCTCCCTCGACGGCCACCCGCTGAGCGGAAGCGTCGAGTTCCAGCCACCGGCTCTGCTCACCCACTCCGAGGCCGACCTGTTCGTCGGCGGCCCGGCCACCGCGAACCTCGACTCCGAGGGCCGTCTCGATGTGGTGCTCCCGGCCACCGACGCCGAGGGCTGGAACCCGTTCGGCTGGACGTACACCGTCACCGAGCGCCTCAACGGGGTCGGCAGGAGCCGGACTTACCACATCGCCCTGTCGGTGACCGCCCCCGAGGTCGACCTCGCTGACATCGCCCCTGCCGACCCGGCCGGGGCCCAGTACGTCACCGTGCCGGGCCCCACCGGGCCGCAGGGCGAGCCGGGACCCGAGGGGCCGGCCGGACCGGTCCGCTCGGTCAACGGCCACACCGAGGCGGACATCATCCTGACCGCCGCCGAGATCAGCGCCCTGGCCACGTCGGCGGCCGGGCAGGCCGGCGGAGTCGCCCAGCTCGACGCCGACGGCAAGGTGCCGCTGAACCAGCTGCCGGACGGCACCGGCGAAGGCGTCACCTCCGTCAACGGCAGGACCGGTGCCGTCACCCTGGCCGCCGCCGACCTGGGCGCGCTGACTCAGGCCTCCGGCGATGCCCGGTACCTGGCGGTCGACGCCGCGCCCGTCCTCTCCGTCAACGGGCAGACCGGCACGGTCACCCTGACGGCAGCCGACCTGTCCGCCGTCTCCGCCGACCAGGCCGTCCTGCTCACCGGCAGCCAGACCATCGCCGGTGCCAAGACGTTCTCCACCGTCCCCACGGTCACCGCCGACCCGGCCAACGCCAACCAGCTGGTGCGCCGCTCCTACGTGGACACCGTGGCCTCGTCGGGGACATGGACGCCGGCCGCCCTGGGCTTCAAGTCCTGGGCGTTCGACCCGGCGACGTCCTCCGTGACGAACCCGCAGTACTGCATCAACGGCACCGTCTACCTGATCGGCGTACCGCTGACGACGGCAGCGACCGTCACCAACGTCGTCTTCTACGTACCCGGTTACGCGGGCGGCGGCCTCGCCGCCACGTCCTACGCCGGTCTGTACACCAGCGCCGGCGTGCGGGTCGGCGTCACCGGCACACTCGACAAGCTGATCACCACGACCGGGGGCACCACTTTTGTCCTGAAACTGACGACGGCCTACGCCGCCGCCGCGGGCAACTACTGGGTGGCGCTGCTGGTCAACGGGCCCGATCCGAAGACCAACGGCCCCGCCTTCATGGTGGGCGCCAGCGTCGGCAACTACCCGGGCGGCAGCGCACGGATGCCCGGCGCGTTCGTCCGGCACGCGCGGCTCGCCGCCACCGGACAGACCTCGCTGCCCGCCTCGTTCACCCCCTCCACCATCGTCGCGGACGCCAACGCCATCTGGGCCGCCGTCTCCTGACCCGGGCGCCCCGGCCAATTCCCGTACGGGAGGCCCGGCCGTACAGGGGCCCCGCGGCCTGCCCGGCCGCGGGGCCCCTCCTCCCGATCCCCGCCAGGATCTCCCCGCCCCGAGTCCCCGCCTGATTCCCTCTCCGATTCCGAGCCCGATTCCCAGCCCGATTCCCAGCCCGAGGAGTCACCACCATGGCCACCCCGCTCACCGCCGACGCCCTGGTCAGTGCCCTGA comes from the Streptomyces sp. NBC_01471 genome and includes:
- a CDS encoding phage tail protein; its protein translation is MLPESIPTVRLTAQYLSLDGHPLSGSVEFQPPALLTHSEADLFVGGPATANLDSEGRLDVVLPATDAEGWNPFGWTYTVTERLNGVGRSRTYHIALSVTAPEVDLADIAPADPAGAQYVTVPGPTGPQGEPGPEGPAGPVRSVNGHTEADIILTAAEISALATSAAGQAGGVAQLDADGKVPLNQLPDGTGEGVTSVNGRTGAVTLAAADLGALTQASGDARYLAVDAAPVLSVNGQTGTVTLTAADLSAVSADQAVLLTGSQTIAGAKTFSTVPTVTADPANANQLVRRSYVDTVASSGTWTPAALGFKSWAFDPATSSVTNPQYCINGTVYLIGVPLTTAATVTNVVFYVPGYAGGGLAATSYAGLYTSAGVRVGVTGTLDKLITTTGGTTFVLKLTTAYAAAAGNYWVALLVNGPDPKTNGPAFMVGASVGNYPGGSARMPGAFVRHARLAATGQTSLPASFTPSTIVADANAIWAAVS